Within the Mixophyes fleayi isolate aMixFle1 chromosome 5, aMixFle1.hap1, whole genome shotgun sequence genome, the region TCAGTCTGCAGATACATCAGCAGGTTTATTGTGCTGGTATTATGGAGGTCTGGGAGGCTCAGCAGGCTGGGAGCACATAGGACTCACCTACGGATGTAACCTTGGACATGAGGGGTCTTGAGGACCTTGTGTCTGATTCATCTTTTCTGTCACCCGTGTTGTCATACATGTATGATCCATACCAATGTACCAGCAGAAATCCTGTAACGGGAATGGGAGCCGCAGAACGGAGACATTACGAGACAAGGGAAGAGATTTATGGTCTTGTGTGTTAGTAGAAGAGGAGTCAGtaaaatacagggagaacatccGTCCAGCTGCTGCGGTCATAGTTGtagggtgagagtctgatttggggaagaccaacAAGGAGGGAATAGCAGTAGTCCGTGCGGGAGATAATGATGCCTGTATTATAGTCACTGCAGTGACCTGTGTGAGATGTGTGTGTTCTGGAAATGACTCTTAGATGCATGTAACAGGGTTTGGATATAGatgggatgtggggaacaaaggacagttctgattCAGGGATCACATGAGCTTGTGGTCTAGGATTACTAATGTGCTATCACTGatatagagatgtcaggtaggcAGTGACTGGGGGCGGTGGGAATATTATTGTCTCAGTTTGAAGATGAGATGACAGAGAGACCTCCGCAgcgcagatggtgagagatccgcAGATAGTTCATATTGTATCTGCATAGAGCAGATACTGAAATCCAAGCTTGTTCGTTTTTCTGGCAAATATTGATAAATAGAAGGAGACCACCGGACACCTGGAACAGGGGAATACGAGCGGACCAGAGTCCAATTCCTACTGAAAGGTAATCTAGGTAACTTTATCAGGTTATCTCACCTGCTATGGAGATTCATGGGAGTTTGGGTTTATGTAATATAAAGTCATCTTTGACATATATAGAGATGTAGATAATAATAATGGATTAAATGTGTGTTCACTGAGATTCTGGGAGATAATGCACTACAGGCTGAGTGTCACTAGATGGCGATATTCACCCATTTTATGCTTCTCTAGCTCATGTATCACCGgtagctcacatctgtgtactctgtatgttcacttatagctcacatctgtgtactctgtatgttcacttatagctcacatctgtgtactctgtatgttcacttatagctcacatctgtgtactctatgttcacttatagctcacatctgtttactctatgttcacttatagctcacatctgtgtactctatgttcacttatagctcacatctgtgtactctgtatgttcacttatagctcacatctgtgtactctatgttcacttatagctcacatctgtgtactctgtatgttcacttatagctcacatctgtgtactctgtatgttcacttatagctcacatctgtgtactctgtatgttcacttatagctcacatctgtgtactctgtatgttcacttatagctcacatctgtgtactctgtatgttcacttatagctcacatctgtgtactctgtatgttcacttatagctcacatctgtgtactctgtatgttcacttatagctcacatctgtgtactctgtatgttcacttatagctcacatctgtgtactctgtatgttcacttatagctcacatctgtgtactctgtatgttcacttatagctcacatctgtgtactctgtatgttcacttatagctcacatctgtgtactctgtatgttcacttatagctcacatctgtgtactctgtatgttcacttatagctcacatctgtgtactctatgttcacttatagctcacatctgtgtactctgtatgttcacttatagctcacatctgtgtactctgtatgttcacttatagctcacatctgtgtactctgtatgttcacttatagctcacatctgtgtactctgtatgttcacttatagctcacatctgtgtactctgtatgttcacttatagctcacatctgtgtactctgtatgttcacttatagctcacatctgtgtactctgtatgttcacttatagctcacatctgtgtactctgtatgttcacttatagctcacatctgtgtactctgtatgttcacttatagctcacatctgtgtactctgtatgttcacttatagctcacatctgtgtactctatgttcacttatagctcacatctgtgtactctgtatgttcacttatagctcacatctgtgtactctgtatgttcacttatagctcacatctgtgtactctatgttcacttatagctcacatctgtgtactctgtatgttcacttatagctcacatctgtgtactctgtatgttcacttatagctcacatctgtgtactctaTGTTCAgttatagctcacatctgtgtactctgtatgttcacttatagctcacatctgtgtactctgtatgttcacttatagctcacatctgtgtatgtttacttatagctcacatctgtgtactctgtatgttcacttatagctcacatctgtgtatgttcacttatagctcacatctgtgtatgttcacttatagctcacatctgtgtactctgtatgttcacttatagctcacatctgtgtactctatgttcacttatagctcgcatctgtgtactgtgtatgttcacttatagctcacatctgtgtactctgtatgtttacttatagctcacatctgtgtactctgtatgttcacttatagctcacatctgtgtactgtgtatgttcacttatagctcacatctgtgtactctatgttcacttatagctcacatctaTGTACtctatgttcacttatagctcacatctgtgtactctgtatgttcacttatagctcacatctgtgtactctgtatgttcacttatagctcacatctgtgtactctgtatgttcacttatagctcacatctgtgtactctatgttcacttatagctcacatctgtgtactgtgtatgttcacttatagctcacatctgtgtactctgtatgttcacttatagctcacatctgtgtactctgtatgttcacttatagctcagatctgtgtactctgtatgttcacttatagctcacatctgtgtactctgtatgttcacttatagctcacatctgtgtactgtgtatgttcacttatagctcacatctgtgtactctatgttcacttatagctcacatctatgtactctgtatgttcacttatagctcacatctgtgtactctgtatgttcacttatagctcacatctgtgtactctgtatgttcacttatagctcacatctgtgtactgtgtatgttcacttatagctcacatctgtgtactgtgtatgttcacttatagctcacatctgtgtactctatgttcacttatagctcacatctgtgtactctatgttcacttatagctcacatctgtgtactctatgttcacttatagctcacatctgtgtactctatgttcacttatagctcacatctgtgtactctatgttcacttatagctcacatctgtgtactctgtatgttcacttatagctcacatctgtgtactctgtatgttcacttatagctcacatctgtgtatgtttacttatagctcacatctgtgtactctgtatgttcacttatagctcacatctgtgtatgttcacttatagctcacatctgtgtatgttcacttatagctcacatctgtgtatgttcacttatagctcacatctgtgtactctgtatgttcacttatagctcacatctgtgtatgttcacttatagctcacatctgtgtatgttcacttatagctcacatctgtgtatgttcacttatagctcacatctgtgtactctgtatgttcacttatagctcacatctgtgtactctatgttcacttatagctcgcatctgtgtactgtgtatgttcacttatagctcacatctgtgtactctatgttcacttatagctcacatctgtgtactctgtatgttcacttatagctcacatctgtgtactctgtatgtttacttatagctcacatctgtgtactctgtatgttcacttatagctcacatctgtgtactgtgtatgttcacttatagctcacatctgtgtactctatgttcacttatagctcacatctaTGTACtctatgttcacttatagctcacatctgtgtactctatgttcacttatagctcacatctgtgtactctgtatgttcacttatagctcacatctgtgtactctgtatgttcacttatagctcacatctgtgtactctatgttcacttatagctcacatctgtgtactgtgtatgttcacttatagctcacatctgtgtactgtgtatgttcacttatagctcacatctgtgtactgtgtatgttcacttatagctcacatctgtgtactgtgtatgttcacttatagctcacatctgtgtactctgtatgttcacttatagctcacatctgtgtactctgtatgttcacttatagctcacatctgtgtactctgtatgttcacttatagctcacatctgtgtatgttcacttatagctcacatctgtgtactgtgtatgttcacttatagctcacatctgtgtactgtgtatgttcacttatagctcacatctgtgtactgtgtatgttcacttatagctcacatctgtgtactctgtatgttcacttatagctcacatctgtgtactctgtatgttcacttatagctcacatctgtgtatgttcacttatagctcacatctgtgtactgtgtatgttcacttatagctcacatctgtgtactgtgtatgttcacttatagctcacatctgtgtactctgtatgttcacttaaagctcacatctgtgtactctatgttcacttatagctcacatctgtgtactctatgttcacttatagctcacatctgtgtactgtgtatgttcacttatagctcacatctgtgtactctgtatgttcacttatagctcacatctgtgtactctatgttcacttatagctcacatctgtgtactctatgttcacttatagctcacatctgtgtactctatgttcacttatagctcacatctgtgtactctgtatgttcacttatagctcacatctgtgtactatatgttcacttatagctcacatctgtgtactgtgtatgttcacttatagctcacatctgtgtactctatgttcacttatagctcacatctgtgtactctgtatgttcacttatagctcacatctgtgtactctatgttcacttatagctcacatctgtgtactctatgttcacttatagctcacatctgtgtactctatgttcacttatagctcacatctgtgtactctgtatgttcacttatagctcacatctgtgtactctatgttcacttatagctcacatctgtgtatgttcacttatagctcacatctgtgtactgtgtatgttcacttatagctcacatctgtgtactctgtatgttcacttatagctcacatctgtgtatgttcacttatagctcacatctgtgtactctgtatgttcacttatagctcacatctgtgtatgttcacttatagctcacatctgtgtactctgtatgttcacttatagctcacatctgtgtactctgtatgttcacttatagctcacatctgtgtactctgtATGATCAgttatagctcacatctgtgtactgtgtatgttcacttatagctcacatctgtgtactctgtatgttcacttatagctcacatctgtgtactgtgtatgttcacttatagctcacatctgtgtactgtgtatgttcacttatagctcacatctgtgtactgtgtatgttcacttatagctcacatctgtgtactctgtatgttcacttatagctcacatctgtgtactatgtatgttcacttatagctcacatctgtgtactgtgtatgttcacttatagctcacatctgtgtactctatgttcacttatagctcacatctgtgtactctgtatgttcacttatagctcacatctgtgtactctatgttcacttatagctcacatctgtgtactctatgttcacttatagctcacatctgtgtactctatgttcacttatagctcacatctgtgtactctgtatgatcacttatagctcacatccgtgtactatgtatgatcacttatagctcacatccGTGTACTatgtatgttcacttatagctcacatccgtgtactatgtatgatcatGTCACATGTAATCTACAGCACAGTGCTACCTTGGTGTTACTGACCCCCTACCCCATGCTTGTTTTGATTATTGCAGGGTCTGTTTTGAACCCCCAGAATAATTATTGCACATTATGACCCCCCCCTATCTGTGTTAATGCTGGAATATAATACAAACCTCACATTGTACTTTTCCTCCCCCAGGATGGAACCTTCCCGCCTACCTCACTGTCCTCATTGCCTTAGGAAACATTGGTCCCCTGGCCGTCACACTGGGTCATCGCTTCTGCCCTCCGGGACGCGTTTCTGAGCCGTGGCTGATTCGCTCTGTACATGGACTGAGCCTCTTGTCGGCGGGCTTCCTGGCTGTGTTCTGGGACCGTCGTGTACTGGTGGCTGGCGTGGAGCGCAGCGTGCCATATCTGCTTCTGGCGTATCTGCTGGCGCTGGGCTGTTGTACATCTAACGTCACCTTCCTGCCTTTCATGTACCGCTTCCCTCAGCAGTATATACGCAGTTTCTTTATCGGCCAAGGCCTCAGCGCCCTGTTCCCCTGCGTGCTGGCTCTGGGGCAGGGTGTGGGGCGACTCGAGTGCAGAAATAACACATTTAACAACGCCAGTGAGCCCCACTATATGCAGGTAAACTTCTCAGCCTCATCATACTTCTGGGGACTCTTTTCTCTGCTCGTTGTCTCCACTCTGGCATTTGCCATCCTGCTAGTTTGGCATAGAAGCAGCAATAAGGAATCAGAGCAAGAACTGGGAGCGGGGACAGGTCATCAGGATGGGCAGAGCTCTGAGGACTCAAATCCCTTGAAAAGTTCTGTGGAGGAGAATGCACCAGACGCTGTGGAAGTCCAGCAGCGGACATTCTGGACATCCCGTAATATCTACCTTCTGCTTCTACTCGGAGTGTCCAATGCCCTGAGCAACGGGGTCTTACCCTCAGTCCAGACCTACAGCTGCCTACCCTATGGGGCCGATGCCTACCACTGGTCTGTAGTGCTGAGCAACATTGCCAATCCGGCCGCGTGCTTCATCGCCATGTGTGTCCTGTGCAGGTGAGAATCCAGGGCGGGAAGTAAAGGGATAACAGGTGGAACGGGCCATTGTGTAACATGATAGAAATGCCGTAGCTGGGTCCTTAAGCCCAGACTTCTAGATTTAGGTTGGGTGCCCGTGGTCCTATAATTGTATAACTGATGTGTGATACTGAATAACTAGTCAGGTGGTGGCATCCGCTCATTCCTGGAAGATAGATTGGTACTCTCTGTATATTAATGATGTCACTTattatagtagtaataataatattctgtatGATCGTGTCTTTAGGATTCTTCTTTCTGGTCCTGTATATTCTATAACGTTGTTCTGCCTCTTCCGCTGCTTCTTATGCTAATGAGCACAGAGTGGGTGTGGTTTGGTTATCGCCACAATAAAGCGTCACAGTTATagaatattcattattattttaaccaGCTAATAATCGGAAGAGATCATGAAAAGGATGTTTGTACTTTCTAAGACTTTATCATGGATGTAAATTGTAGTTGTTCTATGTCTAGAATCTCCCCCTTATAGTAATGTACAATAACATAGCTGACGGGATTTATTATACAGGACGTATAAGGTTCAGACTTTACTTGCTGTGAACATACATTATGTATGAAGGTTTCTTGACTTTAGGGGGAGGGGGCATGATCCTACTTTAACAAGTTTTACAAATCTTAAAAATTAAAACTCATATTTCATTGGTATAATTATAACAAACAGTAATTGCAGACGATACTTTCCTGCAGTCTATAATGGGTGCGCGAGCGTTGGATGCCGGAGACTTGACACATATTACAGCGCTCCTCAGTGGCGGAACGTTTATTGGTGCGGAAAGTGTCGGGGCCCATGGTGagaatggggcccgctgcatggcagatgaagagggtcgggggccccagttccctcctccctgcactgtggtCCACAGCGTGCTAGTTCCACCTCCTCTCACTATAATCCTCCTGCTACTAGCAAGGAGATAAGAACTATAAGAGGAGAGGGTGGGCTGCTCGGTGTCTCAAACAATCACCTTTTCCCCATCAGCAATAGTGGAACAACCTCCGTAGAATGTTCTAAGAAAGACGACGCCTAAAGGACCCTTCTACTAAAGATGGGCTCCGCAGAGGCAGTAACATCCACCTTGTACAATCTGAAAGAAACATATTCAGGGGCGACCAAGTTCCTCAGAGGAGGGGCCAACTGCCCTGGTCTAGTGCAACCTTTACCCAGAATGTAGCGGTAGGCCCATCGCAGAATAGACCGGCCAATAGTCCAGTACTAGATTGACTGAGGAGTCTCCTCATCTTCATTCTTATGTCCCTGGCAAAGGACAAACAAAGCAGATCAACTAAATTCCTGTGTGTCACAACTAGGCGTAGAGTACCTGCTAACGTTGGCACAACTcgagaggaaggtgcggaatataacgtgcccctggttttcaccaagaacccccgcaaggaggtatgggttccGCTGCAGAAGACACGCAGGTTGCGATCCTTCCCCCGAGTCATATAGCGAGGCACAGAATGAGAGTAGTCTGATCAGCCGGTTCGGGTAATGTGCTGGCaacgaggtacaaagggagaatccagaagagaggtcagacgagccggttcggtaacaGGCAGGAGCAACAATGCactagggagatccaaaagagtagtcaagaCAATCCGGGTAGTAAGGGCACAGGAATAACTGAGGTAGTCGGGCAAATCAAAAtcgcacaggaacgctggagcagggaggaagacctaatactctggcacagggggcggACAGGAACTGCAGGCAGCCAATGAGGAGGAGAGAGGCGGCAACGCTGTCATCGGCCTCCGACGGAGGTtagaatagcgtcccgttgctaagccCAGGCAGTCTGGCCGGAAGTcttgcgtctggttgcctggcaaccagatgtGCCGAGAGGAAATACAGGCGACCGCCCCGAAGAAACAgctggacggcgcctgacactgtgTCCTCGACAAATAAATCCATAGGCGGAGAGTAGGGGTTAGGATCCTGAAGACACCGGCACAAGGGCGGCACCACAAACTGTCGGGTTTTGTGTAAACTTTAAACTACCTTTCAGATGAAAACGTTGTACCTTGTGTTTGTGAAAAACGAGTTCGGGGGTTGGTTAAAAAAATGCCAATTCAGAGGAACCAATCTAAGGGGCCCGGCTTTCTCCAGGTGAGTCTTCAATGGCAACTTTCTGCTTCTCCACAAACAAACAAATCATCATGACCTGGATCTGCACAGACCTCTCCTACAGTGTTATATTAGAGGACTAACTATGTACCGCAGCCTGGACAAAAAATGTTTGCTCTGTACCTTCACCGCTGAAATCAGGGCAAACGTATTCAAATCCATTGAATGTTTAAATACCGCTGAATCTTACATAGGAAGGTTCACATGCTGTGGATATCAGATTAGTGCTGCAACCCCAAAAATTGCCTTATTAACATGGTAAagattttaaaaactattttacacAGATCTCTTTGTTTTAATTTGCCCTTTTCCACTCATCTGTCATTAATTTGGATCTTGCAAAAGTCAAAGCAATTCATACACGTGTCTGCTGATGGCCCAGCTCTTCTCTGCATCTTCCTTTGTCTGGAGCCCATGCGTCCTCTTCCTGGTCCAAACCTGATTAAAAGCAAGACCTCTTACTAGTAGCATGCTGTCTCCATGAGGCGCTGTTTGCAGGACAAGCAATCCACAACCAATTGAtattatgtacagtcatggccaaaagttcttTGCAGAGTAGAGGTAAAAGACTACAGCGTAGGCAGTGCGCTACTAAGTGAGCTACAAACACCGCTCCGCAACACCCCATTCTAGAGTGGTTCAAATGGGTGttacatgtacagtcatggccaaaacttttgagaatgacacaagtattggtttttacaaagtttgcttcttcagtgtttttagacctttttgtcagatgttgctgtgttatactgaagtaacattaagCATTTCatcagtgtcaaaggcttttattgacaattacattaagtttatgcaaagagtcaatatttgcagtgttgacccttctgtttgaagacctctgcagttcaccctggcagctgtcaatcaacttctgggccacatactgaatgatggccgcccattcttgcctaatcaatgcttggagtgtcagaatttgtgggttttgtttgtccacccacctcttgaggattgaccacaagttgtcaatgggattaaggtctgggcagTTTCtgggccatggacccaaaatttcaaagttttgatcccagagccacttatggcaaggtgctccatcgtgctggaaaatacattgttcatcaccaaactgttcttggatggttgggaaaagttgctcttggaggatgttttggtaccattctttattcatggctgtgttcttaggcaaaactgttagtgagcccactcccattactgagaagcagccccacacatgaatggtctcaggatgctttactgttggcatgacacaggactgatggtagcgctcacctttccttctccagacaagcgtctTTCCAGATGCACCAAACTATCTGAAAGGgatttcatcagagaaaatgactttaccccagtcctcagcagtccaatccatgtacgttttgcagaatatcagtccatccctgatgtttttcctggagagaagtggcttctttgctggccttcttgacaccaggccattctcctaAAGTCTTTGCCTCTCTTtttgcgtgcagatgcactcacatctgcctgttgccattcctgagcaatctctgcactggtggtgccccgatcccgcagctgaatcagctttaggagatggtcctggcgcttgctggacgttcttgggcgccctgaagccttcttcacaactattgaacctctctccttgaagttcttgatgatctgaaaaatggttgatttaggtgcaattttactagcagcaatatccttgtctgtgaagccctttttgtgcaaagcaatgacgaCTGCGCGTATATTTTCTCTcagataaccatgattaacaggaagaacaattatttcaagccccatcctccttttaaagcttccagtctattattctaactcaatcagcatgacagagtgatctccagccttgtcctcgacaacactctcacctgtgttaacaagagaatcactgacctgatgtcagctggtccttttgtggcaggacagaaaagcagtggaaatgttgtttttgggataaagttcattgtcatgtcaaagatagactttgaaattatttccaattcatctgatcactcttcatgacattctggagtatatgcaaattgccatcataaaaactgaggcagcagactttgtgaaaaataattttttgtcattctcaaaacttttggccatgattgtacatCATGTCGATGGAGATTTCCTGGTGTGGACCTGATCTTCCTGAATGAGAGCACCTGTGAGTTTCTCCATGACTGCTCTTACTTCTGCTCCTGGAAGAACAGCGGCACAGAGACAATATCCACAAGCCACTCAGCAGAACAAGAGAGCCCCCACCTTCTGAGAAGATGACTGACATGGTGGGTGTGTCCGGGTCTCTGGCCAACTTTAAATGTTCCAGAGAGAGTAAAACACCAGCGCTAGGCGCCGCATATAAAAAGTGaatttttacaaatgtatttaataaattgaatgtGCTTAAATGTGTACTGTGGTGCCAGGCAGGTTACTAATGTATATAATAAGGAAAAGTACTTCCCTGAGCCTTGGAGGTCCAGCGGTGTCCATAGGGGTCACAGCAGAGTGGATCACAGCCAGCTCGCAGTGCCTGCCGGAGGGGCTCACAGACCAGTCTCTCGGATTCAAATGAatccaggaggtgcagcgcctcctgggggtcATAGCAGACTAAGCCGTATACTGGGACTCACAGAGCTCCAGGAGCTGCAGGCCAGGGTCCCTCTCCCTCTGGTACTATTTTCAGCTGGGGGTGGTATGGAAGCCAGACCCCTGAAAGTATTTTAGGCtgaagatttaaaagataaatctcccacCTCAGACATTCTAGCACTAGGTAGGAGAGGaggctgagcccccctctccctggcagctcgcgGACAGGGGGGATGTACACACCCCCCACCCGGCATTAGCAACAATGTGAAAGGTGTTAACCCCGTCAGACTGATTcacatgcaggctgcatgaatcagcccgGATTGGTTAAAGGTGCAGGAGGCTGAATTACCTACTGCCAGGTTATATgttccaaactgtataaaaagagccctgttttaccctgaaatttattattccatctgtacttcagAATGATCACTACTACCTCCAACTAGTGTGGAAAGGTCCATGTCAGGACTCTTgagtaataaaacatcactgcttgaagattcttcctgaggcctattacctgctgtatcctgtgaccaataagagcttacactctaacccGTTCCCCAACACTTTACCCACTgctcagcagtcctgatccatagtaagcggtcaggaggtaccagcctgCTCctagcaaagaggtgctgcagcagctataccagctacccagaattAAGTGGTTCTAGGTGTCgtgaaggagcccagtggtggctgcgagattctcctacaactattgcgcagttggcgaGTTTCTGGtggcaccagtaggagtggtcagtaacagtctttTACTGACGGTGAGATAggaacccagataaactgtgcaggaagaacatcctcCCTTCTTACTCCTCCTACAGACGGGTGGTGATTTAAGCCCACCCAGTCAGTGTATAACATCCGTTCAACGGCAGCTAAAAGACAGACTGCTTCCTAAGGTGAACAAAACTAATCCTAAACATGTCTAATTCAAATTTACCAACTAAACTAAACTTGTCTATCAGAGGATACCACACTACAGGCCCTTAGGTCCAAGTCACAAACCGTATGTCTGTAATATGCTTTGTTTAGTTAAGCGCATTTGAGTGGCCTCTAGTGAATGCAGCCCAATGGTACCTTGTATCTGAGGTAGACAAAGAAGCCTTTCTCCACCGGATGGGAGATGTCATCGGGGTTCCTGCAGCTTGTACTTCAGACTTTGATGTAACATTtccgtaacattgcccacatccgtcccttcctctctcaagatgccaccaaaactatcatctgcctcgattactgcaaccttctccttaccggcctcccccactcctaccttgcccccctccgctctatactcaatgcggctgcaagactcatcttcctctcacgccgctcctcctccgcctcacCTCTCTGTCTtgcattacactggctccccttcccctacagaatcctttttaaactcctcaccaccacttgcagcactctcccagtctactgctccttatatctctaacctcctctccattcacactcctgcccgctccctgcgctcggccagtga harbors:
- the LOC142157951 gene encoding solute carrier family 52, riboflavin transporter, member 2-like, coding for IIQTSHCTFPPPGWNLPAYLTVLIALGNIGPLAVTLGHRFCPPGRVSEPWLIRSVHGLSLLSAGFLAVFWDRRVLVAGVERSVPYLLLAYLLALGCCTSNVTFLPFMYRFPQQYIRSFFIGQGLSALFPCVLALGQGVGRLECRNNTFNNASEPHYMQVNFSASSYFWGLFSLLVVSTLAFAILLVWHRSSNKESEQELGAGTGHQDGQSSEDSNPLKSSVEENAPDAVEVQQRTFWTSRNIYLLLLLGVSNALSNGVLPSVQTYSCLPYGADAYHWSVVLSNIANPAACFIAMCVLCRSSLGLGLVMAVGVLIGGYLMVLAALSPCPPLVGSTAGVVLVVLSWSLFLGLLSYLKVVIGSLLHEAGHSALLWCGAVIQVGSLLGALLMFPMVSVYQLFQSGRDCQDSCGL